From the genome of Phyllostomus discolor isolate MPI-MPIP mPhyDis1 chromosome 12, mPhyDis1.pri.v3, whole genome shotgun sequence, one region includes:
- the LOC114511130 gene encoding sialic acid-binding Ig-like lectin 5 — translation MVPLLLLPLLWGGSLQEQAGYELGVQQLVSVQEGLCIHVPCSFSYPLSSGSSSSKLYTYWYRHGDNTVSAVATNNLNKPLKRETQGRFLLADPKTNNCSLSIRDIRRSDTGTYVFRVERGRNVQYTYRDKKLTLRVTELTQKPDILIVEPLKSGHPTELTCSLPGSCQGGRAVAFSWVGAAVVSLNHQKLHSSVLTFTPRPQDHGTNLTCQVKHLSSLVTTERTIWLNVFYAPQSLTIGMSFRNVTALKIMQDTSIPILEGESLYLLCVADSNPPAQLSWFRGSPALNTIPISTTGILELPQIRAGEEGKFTCQARHLLGSQNISLSLSVVYPPWLLGPSCSWENENLHCSCSSRAQPTPSLRWQLEEGFLEGNHSNSSYVVTSSSTGSWANSSLNLCKGLSAGLRLSCQAENVHGAQRASVLLLPGKLVSVSRVVPAALGGAGAMALLFLCLCLIFFCVVKKHRRQAAERRKVTSDEDPVLSTATWGSQQNPRTHGPSDQESPPWDTSAQREEQDTQYVNLRFHGRKKREPQDKEATSTCLYSEIKKTSH, via the exons ATggtgcccctgctgctgctgcctctgctgtggGGTG GGTCCCTGCAGGAGCAGGCAGGCTATGAGCTCGGAGTGCAGCAATTGGTGAGTGTGCAGGAGGGTCTGTGCATCCATGTGCCCTGTTCCTTCTCCTACCCGTTGAGTTCCGGGTCTTCCTCTAGCAAACTCTACACCTACTGGTACCGGCATGGAGACAACACAGTCTCTGCTGTGGCCACAAACAACCTAAATAAACCACTGAAGAGGGAGACCCAGGGCCGATTCCTCCTCGCAGACCCCAAGACCAACAACTGTTCCCTGAGCATCAGAGACATCAGGAGGAGTGACACAGGAACCTATGTCTTCCgagtggagagaggaagaaatgtacAATATACTTACCGAGATAAGAAGCTGACATTGCGGGTGACAG aACTGACACAGAAGCCAGACATCCTCATTGTGGAGCCGCTGAAGTCCGGGCACCCTACAGAGCTGACCTGCAGCCTGCCAGGGTCCTGCCAAGGGGGAAGAGCTGTCGCCTtctcctgggtgggggctgctgttGTCTCTCTGAACCACCAGAAGCTCCACTCCTCGGTGCTCACCTTCACTCCGAGGCCCCAGGACCATGGCACCAACCTCACCTGTCAGGTGAAACACCTATCATCTTTGGTGACTACAGAGAGAACCATCTGGCTTAATGTTTTCT ATGCTCCACAGAGCCTCACCATAGGCATGTCCTTCAGAAATGTGACAG CCCTCAAGATTATGCAAGACACCTCAATTCCCATCCTGGAGGGGGAGTCTCTGTATCTGCTCTGTGTGGCTGACAGCAACCCCCCTGCACAGCTGAGCTGGTTCCGGGGGTCCCCAGCCCTGAACACTATCCCCATCTCTACAACTGGAATCCTGGAGCTGCCCCAAATAAGGGCTGGGGAAGAAGGAAAGTTCACCTGCCAAGCTCGGCACCTGCTGGGCTCACAAAATatctctctcagcctctctgtggtCT ACCCCCCATGGCTGCTGGGACCCTCTTGCTCCTGGGAGAATGAGAATCTGCACTGCAGCTGCTCTTCCCGAGCCCAGCCAACCCCTTCGCTGCGCTGGCAGCTGGAGGAGGGGTTCCTGGAGGGGAATCACAGCAACTCCTCCTACGTGGTCACCTCCAGCTCCACCGGGTCTTGGGCCAACAGCTCCCTGAACCTATGCAAGGGGCTCAGCGCCGGCCTCAGACTCAGCTGCCAGGCAGAGAATGTCCATGGGGCCCAGAGGGCCAGTGTCCTGCTGCTGCCAG GGAAGTTGGTATCTGTTTCGAGAGTGGTTCCTGCAGCTCTTGGAGGTGCTGGTGCCATGGCCCTACTCTTCCTGTGCTTGTGTCTCATCTTCTTTTGCGT AGTGAAAAAGCACAGGAGGCAAGCAGCCGAGAGACGAAAGGTCACAAGTGATGAAGATCCTGTCCTGAGTACAGCCACCTGG GGTTCCCAGCAAAACCCCAGAACACATGGGCCCTCAGACCAAGAGTCACCCCCATGGGACACCTCTgcacagagagaggagcaggatACCCAGTATGTCAACCTCAGGTTTCacgggaggaagaaaagggagcctCAGGACAAGGAGGCCACCAGCACCTGCCTGTACTCAGAGATCAAGAAGACCAGCCACTGA
- the LOC114511133 gene encoding sialic acid-binding Ig-like lectin 5: MVPLLLLPLLWGGSLQEQAGYELGVQQLVSVQEGLCIHVPCSFSYPLSSGSSSSKLYTYWYRHGDSTTSAVATNNLNKPLKRETQGRFLLADPKTNNCSLSIRDIRRSDTGTYVFRVERGRNVQYTYRDKKLTLRVTELTQKPDILIVEPLKSGHPTELTCSLPGSCQGGRAVAFSWVGAAVVSLNHQKLHSSVLTFTPRPQDHGTNLTCQVKHLSSLVTTERTIWLNVFYAPQSLTIGMSFRNVTALKIVRDTLIPILEGESLHLLCVSDSNPPAQLSWFQGSPALNTIPISTTGILELPQIRAGEEGKFTCQAQHLLGSQNISLSLSVVYPPWLLGPSCSWEDECLHCSCSSQAQPAPLLRWRLGDVLLEGQPSNASYKVTCSSAGPWTNSSLSLSAGLSTHFRLNCEAENVHGTQRASVLLPPRYCPREQQGSWPLVLTLIRGALMGVGFLLTYGLTWLYYTRCGGPQRIKPTPD; the protein is encoded by the exons ATggtgcccctgctgctgctgcctctgctgtggGGTG GGTCCCTGCAGGAGCAGGCAGGCTATGAGCTCGGAGTGCAGCAATTGGTGAGTGTGCAGGAGGGTCTGTGCATCCATGTGCCCTGCTCCTTCTCCTACCCGTTGAGTTCCGGGTCTTCCTCTAGCAAACTCTACACCTACTGGTACCGGCATGGAGACAGCACAACCTCTGCTGTGGCCACAAACAACCTAAATAAACCACTGAAGAGGGAGACCCAGGGCCGATTCCTCCTCGCAGACCCCAAGACCAACAACTGTTCCCTGAGCATCAGAGACATCAGGAGGAGTGACACAGGAACCTATGTCTTCCgagtggagagaggaagaaatgtacAATATACTTACCGAGATAAGAAGCTGACATTGCGGGTGACAG aACTGACACAGAAGCCAGACATCCTCATTGTGGAGCCGCTGAAGTCCGGGCACCCTACAGAGCTGACCTGCAGCCTGCCAGGGTCCTGCCAAGGGGGAAGAGCTGTCGCCTtctcctgggtgggggctgctgttGTCTCTCTGAACCACCAGAAGCTCCACTCCTCGGTGCTCACCTTCACTCCGAGGCCCCAGGACCATGGCACCAACCTCACCTGTCAGGTGAAACACCTATCGTCTTTGGTGACTACAGAGAGAACCATCTGGCTTAATGTCTTCT ATGCCCCACAGAGCCTCACCATAGGCATGTCCTTCAGAAATGTGACAG CCCTCAAGATTGTGCGCGATACCTTGATTCCCATCCTGGAGGGGGAGTCTCTGCATCTGCTCTGTGTGTCTGACAGCAACCCCCCTGCACAGCTGAGCTGGTtccaggggtccccagccctgaACACTATCCCCATCTCTACAACTGGAATCCTGGAGCTGCCCCAAATAAGGGCTGGGGAAGAAGGAAAGTTCACCTGCCAAGCTCAGCACCTGCTGGGCTCACAAAATatctctctcagcctctctgtggtCT ACCCCCCATGGCTGCTGGGACCCTCTTGCTCCTGGGAGGACGAGTGTCTCCACTGCAGCTGCTCCTCCCAAGCCCAGCCCGCCCCCTTGCTGCGCTGGCGGCTTGGGGATGTGCTGCTGGAAGGGCAACCAAGCAACGCCTCCTACAAAGTCACCTGCAGTTCTGCCGGGCCCTGGACCAACAGTTCCCTGAGCCTCTCTGCAGGGCTCAGCACCCACTTCAGACTCAACTGCGAGGCAGAGAATGTCCACGGCACCCAGCGCGCCAGTGTCCTGCTGCCGCCAA gaTACTGCcccagagagcagcagggctccTGGCCCCTGGTCCTCACTCTGATCAGAGGGGCCCTCATGGGGGTGGGCTTCCTCCTTACCTATGGCCTCACCTGGCTCTACTACACCAG GTGTGGGGGCCCCCAGAGAATAAAACCGACACCTGACTGA